From a single Eleginops maclovinus isolate JMC-PN-2008 ecotype Puerto Natales chromosome 18, JC_Emac_rtc_rv5, whole genome shotgun sequence genomic region:
- the LOC134880799 gene encoding gap junction delta-2 protein: MLLTPNMGEWTILERLLEAAVQQHSTMIGRILLTVVVIFRILIVAIVGETVYEDEQTMFVCNTLQPGCNQACYDKAFPISHIRYWVFQIILVCTPSLCFITYSVHQSAKQKDRRYSFLYPIMERDYGGRDGTRKLRNINGILVQHGGDSGGGKEEPDCLEVKEIPNAPRGLTHGKSSKVRRQEGISRFYIIQVVFRNALEIGFLAGQYFLYGFSVPGIFECDRYPCLKEVECYVSRPTEKTVFLVFMFAVSGICVVLNLAELNHLGWRKIKAAIRGVQARRKSICEIRKKDMAHLSQPPNLGRTQSSESAYV; this comes from the coding sequence gaTCCTGCTCACTGTAGTGGTGATCTTCCGTATCCTGATCGTGGCCATCGTTGGAGAGACCGTGTACGAAGATGAGCAGACCATGTTCGTCTGCAACACCCTGCAGCCCGGCTGCAACCAGGCCTGCTACGATAAGGCCTTCCCCATCTCCCACATCCGATACTGGGTCTTCCAGATCATCCTGGTGTGCACGCCCAGCCTCTGCTTCATCACCTACTCCGTCCACCAGTCGGCCAAGCAGAAAGATCGGCGCTACTCCTTCCTCTACCCCATCATGGAGAGGGACTACGGTGGAAGGGACGGGACTCGTAAGCTCCGCAACATCAATGGTATCCTAGTTCAACATGGCGGGGACAGCGGGGGAGGGAAGGAAGAACCAGACTGCCTGGAGGTGAAGGAGATCCCCAACGCGCCGCGGGGCCTCACCCACGGGAAGAGCTCCAAGGTTCGCCGGCAAGAAGGCATCTCCCGCTTCTACATCATTCAGGTGGTGTTCAGGAACGCGCTGGAGATCGGCTTCTTGGCCGGCCAGTACTTCCTCTACGGCTTCAGCGTGCCTGGGATTTTCGAGTGTGACCGCTACCCGTGTCTGAAGGAGGTGGAGTGCTACGTGTCCCGCCCCACGGAGAAAACGGTGTTCCTGGTGTTCATGTTCGCGGTGAGCGGCATCTGCGTGGTGCTCAACCTGGCCGAGCTCAACCACCTGGGCTGGCGTAAGATCAAAGCCGCCATCCGAGGCGTCCAGGCCCGCAGGAAGTCGATCTGTGAGATCCGGAAGAAGGACATGGCGCACCTGTCCCAGCCGCCCAACCTTGGACGCACCCAGTCCAGCGAATCAGCGTACGTCTGA